A genomic segment from Pseudoduganella chitinolytica encodes:
- a CDS encoding catalase family protein, whose amino-acid sequence MLRVNQKVFDKHRHATRDAHAKSHGVLKGRLDVYDNLPEPLRQGVFAAPASYPVVLRLSTAPGDLHSDRIPAPRGMALKLLGVQGQQLLPGRENARTQDFLLVNHPVIAFGHAAAYLKTQQLLEKHADDPEAVRRMLAALAHGGSKALHLLGIENPTIDTLGAPNHHILGETFYSMAALRHGDYVAKLCAAPLSDNVRALTGQPLRDDAGDSALRDLVVDFFRQQGAEYELRVQLCTDIEKMPIEDASIRWPEDQSPYLPVAKLTIPPQEAFSPARRVFADDVLSFNPWQGIEPHRPLGSIMRARIRAYETSSRFRHEMNAQPRIEIDDLAQVPD is encoded by the coding sequence ATGCTGCGGGTGAACCAGAAGGTCTTCGACAAGCACCGGCACGCCACGCGCGATGCCCACGCCAAGAGCCACGGCGTGCTGAAAGGCCGGCTCGACGTCTACGACAACCTGCCCGAGCCGCTGCGCCAGGGCGTATTTGCCGCGCCGGCCAGTTATCCCGTCGTCCTGCGCCTCTCCACCGCTCCCGGCGACCTGCACAGCGATCGCATCCCCGCGCCGCGCGGCATGGCGCTCAAGCTGCTGGGCGTACAGGGCCAGCAACTGCTGCCGGGCCGGGAAAACGCCCGTACCCAGGACTTCCTGCTGGTGAACCACCCCGTCATCGCGTTCGGCCACGCGGCCGCCTACCTCAAGACGCAGCAACTGCTGGAAAAGCATGCCGACGACCCCGAGGCGGTGCGCAGGATGCTGGCCGCGCTGGCCCACGGCGGCAGCAAGGCCCTGCACCTGCTGGGCATCGAGAACCCCACCATCGACACGCTCGGCGCGCCCAACCACCACATCCTGGGCGAGACGTTCTACAGCATGGCCGCGCTGCGCCACGGCGACTACGTGGCCAAGCTGTGCGCCGCGCCGCTGTCGGACAACGTGCGGGCCCTGACCGGCCAGCCGCTGCGCGACGACGCCGGCGACTCGGCGCTGCGCGACCTCGTGGTGGATTTCTTCCGCCAGCAGGGCGCCGAATACGAGCTGCGCGTGCAGCTGTGCACCGACATCGAGAAGATGCCGATCGAGGACGCGTCCATCCGCTGGCCGGAAGACCAGTCGCCCTACCTGCCGGTGGCGAAGCTGACGATCCCGCCGCAGGAAGCGTTCAGCCCCGCGCGTCGCGTGTTCGCCGACGACGTGCTGTCGTTCAATCCGTGGCAGGGCATCGAGCCGCATCGCCCGCTCGGTTCGATCATGCGCGCGCGCATCCGCGCCTATGAAACGTCGAGCCGCTTCCGCCACGAGATGAACGCGCAGCCGCGCATCGAGATCGACGACCTGGCCCAGGTGCCGGACTGA
- a CDS encoding monovalent cation:proton antiporter family protein, with protein sequence MFSPLELTLLLLGSAVLGVVAFRMLHLPPMLGYLAVGILIGPHALGLAEESHATASLAEFGVVFLMFSIGLEFSLPKLKAMKGIVFGLGLAQVALTIAATMLFGWVLAYTLPPAITVSWQAALALGGALAMSSTAIVVKMLTERLELESEHGRKIIGILLFQDLAVVPLLILIPALARNPDNLGATLGWAALKAIAVLVLLLFFGHKLMRGWFTVVVKRRSQELFMLNLLLVTLGAAWITERAGLSLALGAFVAGMLISETEYKHQVEEDIKPFRDVLLGLFFITVGMLLNVRVVLDNWWLILVLLIVPVLMKFALIAGLAKAFGASDGVAMRTGLALAQAGEFGFVLLNVAGGMQLVDPFVTQLVLASMVLSMLAAPFLIEQSDRLVLKFSSNEWMMQSLNLTKIAARTMSTQKHVIVAGFGRSGQSLATLLQEEGIDYHALDLDPTRVQEAQSAGASVSYGDAARRESLVAAGIYRASAVVITYANTQSALKVLHLVHELAPTLPVIVRSHDDTDLHLLKDAGAAEVVPELLEGSLMLASHALVILGVPLRRVVHRVQAAREERYASLRGYFHGISDVGDDADMERLHTVTLTDHASCVGKALGGIDFAAVGAEVTTIRRGKERLAIGAHTVLAVGDVVVLRGGAQAVARGEALLLG encoded by the coding sequence ATGTTCTCGCCCCTTGAACTGACCCTCCTCCTGTTGGGCAGCGCGGTATTGGGCGTCGTCGCCTTCCGCATGCTGCACCTGCCGCCCATGCTGGGCTACCTGGCCGTCGGCATCCTGATCGGCCCCCACGCACTCGGGCTGGCCGAGGAAAGCCATGCGACCGCATCGCTGGCCGAATTCGGCGTCGTCTTCCTGATGTTCTCCATCGGCCTCGAATTTTCGCTGCCCAAGCTGAAGGCGATGAAAGGCATCGTGTTCGGCCTCGGGCTGGCGCAGGTCGCGCTCACCATTGCCGCCACGATGCTGTTCGGCTGGGTGCTGGCCTATACGCTGCCACCGGCGATCACGGTCAGCTGGCAGGCGGCACTTGCCTTGGGCGGGGCGCTGGCGATGTCGTCGACGGCCATCGTCGTCAAGATGCTGACGGAGCGCCTCGAGCTGGAATCGGAGCACGGCCGCAAGATCATCGGCATCCTGCTGTTCCAGGACCTGGCCGTGGTGCCGCTGCTGATCCTGATCCCCGCCCTCGCCCGCAATCCCGACAACCTGGGCGCCACGCTGGGCTGGGCCGCGCTGAAGGCCATCGCGGTGCTGGTGCTGCTGCTGTTCTTCGGCCACAAGCTGATGCGCGGCTGGTTCACCGTCGTCGTCAAGCGCCGCTCGCAGGAGTTGTTCATGCTCAACCTGCTGCTGGTGACGCTGGGCGCGGCCTGGATCACGGAGCGCGCCGGCCTGTCGCTGGCGCTGGGCGCCTTCGTGGCGGGCATGCTGATCTCGGAGACGGAATACAAGCACCAGGTGGAGGAAGACATCAAGCCGTTCCGCGACGTGCTGCTGGGGCTTTTCTTCATCACCGTCGGCATGCTGCTGAACGTGCGCGTCGTGTTGGACAACTGGTGGTTGATCCTGGTGCTGCTGATCGTTCCCGTCCTGATGAAGTTCGCGCTGATCGCCGGCCTGGCCAAGGCCTTCGGCGCCTCCGACGGCGTGGCGATGCGCACGGGCCTGGCGCTGGCCCAGGCCGGCGAGTTCGGCTTCGTGCTGCTGAACGTGGCCGGCGGCATGCAGCTGGTCGACCCCTTCGTGACCCAGCTGGTGCTGGCATCGATGGTGCTGTCGATGCTGGCCGCGCCGTTCCTGATCGAACAGTCCGACCGGCTGGTGTTGAAGTTCTCCAGCAACGAATGGATGATGCAGTCGCTCAACCTGACCAAGATCGCGGCGCGCACGATGTCCACGCAAAAGCACGTCATCGTGGCCGGGTTCGGCCGCAGCGGCCAGAGCCTGGCCACGCTGCTGCAGGAGGAAGGGATCGACTACCACGCGCTGGACCTGGATCCGACCCGCGTGCAGGAAGCGCAATCGGCGGGCGCCAGCGTGTCGTACGGCGACGCCGCCCGGCGCGAAAGCCTGGTCGCCGCCGGCATCTACCGCGCCAGCGCGGTCGTCATCACCTACGCCAACACGCAGTCGGCCCTGAAGGTGCTGCACCTGGTGCACGAACTGGCGCCGACGCTGCCCGTCATCGTGCGCAGCCATGACGACACCGACCTGCACCTGCTGAAGGACGCCGGCGCCGCCGAGGTGGTGCCGGAACTGCTCGAGGGCAGCCTGATGCTCGCGTCGCACGCGCTCGTGATCCTGGGCGTGCCACTGCGCCGCGTGGTGCATCGCGTGCAGGCCGCCCGCGAGGAGCGCTACGCCTCGCTGCGGGGCTACTTCCACGGTATCAGCGACGTGGGCGACGATGCCGACATGGAGCGGCTGCACACCGTCACGCTGACGGATCACGCCAGCTGCGTCGGCAAGGCGCTGGGCGGGATCGATTTCGCCGCCGTCGGCGCCGAGGTGACGACGATCCGGCGCGGCAAGGAGCGCCTGGCCATCGGCGCCCACACCGTGCTGGCCGTCGGCGACGTCGTCGTGCTGCGTGGCGGCGCCCAGGCCGTGGCGCGCGGCGAGGCGTTGCTGCTGGGATGA
- the lptC gene encoding LPS export ABC transporter periplasmic protein LptC — protein sequence MRNQRIAHRYRLSVGLVLGLFGAFGSFWLVELMNRAGEEMQAGLKLNEPDYIVENFSFVRMTKTGQPSYIISGDKLTHRPVDDSSDIVKPVVRSLSGENPPMDIHAEYARVDQDNTRVTLTKNVRIDRAASKDSREMHLATQALTVYPEEDRMETDQPVRLQFGDATATGTGMQANNATRQVHLAGRGTLVYPPRGQQTK from the coding sequence ATGCGCAATCAAAGGATCGCCCACCGCTACCGCCTGTCCGTCGGCCTCGTGCTCGGCCTGTTCGGCGCGTTCGGCAGCTTCTGGCTGGTCGAACTGATGAACCGCGCGGGCGAGGAAATGCAGGCCGGGCTCAAGCTCAACGAGCCTGATTACATCGTCGAGAATTTCTCGTTCGTGCGGATGACGAAGACGGGCCAGCCCAGCTACATCATCTCGGGCGACAAGCTGACGCACCGGCCGGTGGACGATTCGTCCGATATCGTCAAGCCCGTCGTGCGCAGCCTGTCCGGCGAGAACCCGCCGATGGACATCCATGCCGAGTATGCGCGCGTGGACCAGGACAATACGCGCGTCACGCTGACGAAGAACGTGCGCATCGACCGCGCCGCGTCGAAGGATTCACGAGAGATGCATCTCGCCACGCAGGCGCTGACGGTGTACCCGGAGGAAGACCGGATGGAGACGGACCAGCCGGTGCGGCTGCAATTCGGCGACGCCACCGCGACGGGTACGGGCATGCAAGCGAACAATGCGACGCGCCAGGTGCACCTGGCCGGGCGCGGCACCCTGGTGTATCCGCCGCGCGGGCAACAGACCAAATAG
- a CDS encoding YnfA family protein yields MMDAVRIAALFAVTALAEIVGCYLPWRVLKQGDSAWLLVPAALSLALFAWLLTLHPTAAGRTYAAYGGMYIAVALAWLRWVDGVPLTRWDGAGAVLALAGMAVIALQPRG; encoded by the coding sequence ATGATGGACGCTGTCAGAATCGCCGCGCTGTTTGCCGTCACGGCCTTGGCCGAAATCGTCGGCTGCTACCTGCCCTGGCGCGTGCTGAAGCAGGGCGACAGTGCGTGGCTGCTGGTGCCGGCGGCGCTGTCCCTGGCGCTGTTCGCCTGGCTGCTGACGCTGCACCCCACCGCCGCGGGCCGCACCTACGCGGCCTATGGCGGCATGTACATCGCCGTGGCGCTGGCCTGGCTGCGCTGGGTCGACGGCGTGCCGCTGACGCGCTGGGACGGGGCCGGCGCCGTGCTGGCCCTGGCCGGCATGGCCGTCATCGCGCTGCAGCCGCGCGGCTAG
- a CDS encoding AAA family ATPase: MIKKIHNANQLSRLVLKGYKSIADCDIELGRVNLLIGANGAGKSNLIGFFRLISMLLDRQLQTAVGIMGGPDALLRFGRKQTEQLCAELYFGYNGYKFRLKPTHDNRLMFAYEALWWNMHGDWHPESGHLESSTPEQKGKTKIYDFVVPAMRSWRLYHFHDTSASATVKQIHGINDNEYLRDDARNLAAFLYRLKVNHESNYRRIVKAVQLVAPFFGDFHLRPTVDNKEKIQLEWTEVGADVPFTASALSDGTLRFICLATVLLQPEELMPAAILIDEPELGLHPFAISVLGGLMKSASESHQLIVSTQSVELVNEFDAEDLIIVEKHNGASTFQRPDAKALAEWLDEYTLGELWKKNILGGRPTR, from the coding sequence ATGATCAAGAAAATCCACAATGCCAATCAGCTGTCCCGGCTGGTCCTGAAGGGCTACAAGTCCATTGCCGACTGCGATATCGAATTGGGCCGGGTCAACCTGCTGATTGGGGCGAACGGGGCGGGCAAATCCAACCTCATCGGCTTCTTCAGGCTGATCAGCATGCTGCTGGATCGCCAGTTGCAGACAGCCGTCGGCATCATGGGCGGTCCGGATGCGCTCCTGCGTTTTGGCCGAAAGCAGACCGAGCAACTGTGCGCGGAGCTCTATTTCGGCTACAACGGCTACAAGTTCCGCCTCAAGCCGACCCACGACAACCGTCTCATGTTCGCCTACGAAGCCTTGTGGTGGAACATGCATGGCGACTGGCATCCGGAATCCGGGCACCTGGAATCGAGTACGCCGGAGCAGAAGGGCAAGACCAAGATCTACGATTTTGTCGTGCCCGCGATGCGCAGCTGGCGCCTGTATCACTTTCACGATACCAGCGCCAGTGCGACCGTCAAGCAGATCCACGGCATCAACGATAACGAATACCTGCGCGACGATGCGCGCAACCTTGCCGCCTTCCTGTATCGCCTGAAGGTCAACCACGAATCGAACTATCGTCGCATCGTCAAGGCCGTGCAGCTGGTCGCGCCGTTCTTCGGCGACTTCCACCTGCGCCCTACTGTCGACAACAAGGAGAAGATTCAGCTCGAATGGACCGAGGTCGGTGCGGACGTGCCGTTCACGGCCAGCGCGCTGTCGGACGGCACGCTGCGCTTCATCTGCCTGGCAACCGTGCTGCTGCAGCCGGAGGAACTGATGCCGGCGGCGATCCTGATCGACGAGCCCGAACTGGGCCTTCATCCGTTCGCCATTTCCGTGCTGGGAGGCTTGATGAAATCGGCGTCGGAGTCGCATCAGTTGATCGTCTCGACCCAGTCCGTCGAACTGGTGAACGAGTTCGATGCCGAGGACCTGATCATCGTCGAGAAGCACAATGGCGCCTCGACCTTCCAGCGGCCGGACGCGAAAGCGTTGGCGGAATGGCTCGACGAGTACACGTTGGGCGAACTGTGGAAGAAGAACATCCTGGGAGGGAGGCCGACGCGATGA
- a CDS encoding TonB family protein yields MSPTRLLSRAVLLTLALAGAANAADTPAAADFNSCAKPEWPKEALRLEQHGKVTLDFLVGVDGTVRDARIARSSGYPLLDVAAQEGIRRCRFKPGMKDGQPVEAWMKLQYVWTLDNAPRYDEAAIKAMREAAAGGAPDAVLRLARLQLSPTQAAVYDPAAALAGLRKLAGAGNAAAQEMLGMALLLGRSVPPDRAEARKLLTSAATDGLPGAQYVLAGLLLNGATSADDLAAGERWMRLAAQGGHRAAQARLGARLVQRPEQAAEGIELLRQAATKSDRFAQAALGRCYETGTGIERDYAQALALYTPAAAGGNVDAKRGLARLYEQGLGVARDTAKARILYVEADSASGQQP; encoded by the coding sequence ATGAGCCCTACCCGATTACTGTCCCGTGCCGTGCTGCTGACCCTTGCACTGGCCGGTGCCGCCAATGCAGCGGACACGCCGGCTGCCGCCGATTTCAACAGCTGTGCCAAGCCGGAGTGGCCGAAGGAAGCGCTGCGGCTGGAGCAGCACGGCAAGGTGACCCTCGATTTCCTCGTCGGCGTGGACGGCACCGTGCGCGACGCGCGCATCGCCAGGTCCAGTGGCTATCCGCTGCTGGACGTGGCGGCACAGGAAGGCATCCGCCGCTGCCGCTTCAAGCCGGGCATGAAGGACGGCCAGCCGGTCGAGGCGTGGATGAAGCTGCAGTACGTCTGGACCCTGGACAACGCGCCACGCTACGACGAGGCGGCGATCAAGGCCATGCGCGAGGCGGCCGCCGGCGGTGCGCCGGATGCAGTACTGCGTCTGGCACGGCTGCAGTTGTCTCCCACGCAGGCGGCGGTATACGACCCGGCCGCGGCACTGGCTGGGTTGCGCAAGCTCGCGGGCGCGGGCAATGCGGCGGCGCAGGAAATGCTGGGCATGGCGCTGCTGCTCGGGCGCTCCGTGCCACCCGATCGGGCCGAGGCGCGCAAGCTCCTGACGAGCGCAGCCACCGATGGCCTGCCGGGCGCGCAGTATGTGCTGGCCGGCTTGCTGCTGAACGGCGCCACGTCGGCCGACGATCTCGCGGCCGGCGAACGGTGGATGCGGCTGGCCGCGCAGGGCGGGCACAGGGCTGCGCAGGCGCGCCTGGGCGCGCGGCTGGTGCAGCGCCCCGAGCAGGCGGCGGAAGGGATCGAGCTGTTGCGTCAGGCCGCCACCAAGAGCGACCGCTTCGCGCAAGCGGCATTGGGCCGGTGCTACGAAACCGGCACCGGTATCGAGCGCGACTACGCGCAGGCACTGGCGCTGTACACGCCGGCGGCCGCGGGCGGCAATGTCGATGCGAAGCGCGGCCTGGCGCGCCTGTACGAGCAGGGCCTCGGCGTGGCGCGCGATACCGCCAAGGCCCGCATCCTGTACGTGGAAGCGGACAGCGCCAGCGGTCAGCAGCCATAA
- the lptA gene encoding lipopolysaccharide transport periplasmic protein LptA: MKKLILSALLLLGVAGYAAAEKADSFQKTVIDYRSLDIDDVKQIYTFTGDVVLTRGTLLMKADKAVVTYTPDGYQLATLTGGARKVSFRQKRDGEGDQWMEGEAERMEYDEKAELVKLYSKAKIRRLEGSKPSDEVEGEFISYDSRKEFFSVRNTNTGDNKPGAGRGTMVIQPKRTQPEAAPAAGK; encoded by the coding sequence ATGAAGAAACTCATACTGTCGGCTTTATTGCTGCTGGGCGTTGCAGGTTATGCCGCGGCCGAGAAAGCCGACTCGTTCCAGAAGACCGTGATCGACTACCGCTCGCTCGACATCGACGACGTCAAGCAGATCTATACTTTTACCGGCGATGTCGTGCTGACGCGCGGCACCCTGCTGATGAAGGCCGACAAGGCCGTCGTCACGTACACCCCGGATGGCTACCAGCTGGCGACCCTGACGGGCGGCGCGCGCAAGGTGTCGTTCCGCCAGAAGCGCGATGGCGAAGGCGACCAGTGGATGGAAGGCGAGGCCGAACGGATGGAGTACGACGAGAAGGCCGAGCTGGTAAAGCTGTATTCGAAAGCCAAGATCCGCCGCCTGGAAGGCAGTAAGCCGAGCGACGAAGTGGAAGGCGAATTCATTTCGTACGACAGCCGCAAGGAATTCTTCAGCGTGCGCAATACGAACACGGGCGACAACAAGCCGGGCGCCGGCCGCGGCACGATGGTGATCCAGCCCAAGCGCACGCAACCCGAGGCCGCCCCGGCGGCGGGGAAATAG
- a CDS encoding Dyp-type peroxidase gives MSILEKVKALVHHEAAGPALELDDIQATVLFDRPDPYFGTHVLLRFDTAAGGRALLARLAPHVRSAADARDNTGAWIAVALSHAGLQALELDPAVLESFPAPFRAGMAARADRLQDVGPNAPEGWEAPYGSGQLHLAVSIFAPDEVSWRAAMDTAREQFAGLQGVTLLGSHDFGAQPDSRNPFGYRDNIGNPAVEGSTAPTWPGQGRPVKAGEFILGYPGEAGVPLAQPGPEEASIGRNGTYVVLRKYHADIAAFNRFLREHGGDADGQELLAAKLVGRWRSGAPLALAPDRDDPALGADRQRNNDFTYAQDQEGLQVPHGCHMRRMNPRDSKLAILTDVNLHRLIRRSTTFGPPYDPDLLEDDGAERGLFFIGLSAKAHETMEFMQQEWINHGNFIDLADERDPIVGQQPDGAIFTVPERPVRRRIHGIQSFCTLRGGEYLFMPGLEALRRLADPSWELA, from the coding sequence ATGTCGATACTTGAGAAGGTCAAGGCGCTGGTGCACCATGAGGCGGCCGGGCCGGCGCTCGAGCTGGACGACATCCAGGCCACCGTGCTGTTCGACCGCCCGGACCCCTACTTCGGCACCCACGTGCTGCTGCGCTTCGACACGGCGGCCGGCGGCCGTGCGCTGCTGGCACGCCTGGCGCCGCACGTGCGCAGTGCTGCCGATGCACGCGACAACACCGGGGCGTGGATCGCCGTCGCCCTCAGTCACGCCGGCCTGCAGGCATTGGAACTGGACCCGGCCGTGCTGGAGAGCTTCCCGGCGCCGTTCCGCGCCGGCATGGCGGCGCGCGCGGACCGGCTGCAGGACGTCGGCCCGAATGCGCCGGAAGGCTGGGAGGCGCCGTACGGCAGCGGCCAGCTGCACCTGGCCGTGTCGATCTTCGCGCCCGACGAGGTATCGTGGCGGGCGGCGATGGACACGGCCCGCGAGCAGTTCGCCGGCCTGCAGGGCGTGACGCTGCTGGGCTCCCACGACTTCGGCGCGCAGCCGGACAGCCGCAATCCGTTCGGCTACCGCGACAACATCGGCAATCCGGCCGTCGAGGGCAGCACCGCGCCCACCTGGCCCGGCCAGGGCCGGCCCGTCAAGGCGGGCGAATTCATCCTGGGCTATCCCGGCGAAGCGGGCGTGCCGCTGGCGCAGCCAGGGCCGGAGGAGGCGTCGATCGGTCGCAACGGCACCTACGTCGTGCTGCGCAAGTACCACGCCGACATCGCCGCGTTCAACCGCTTCCTGCGCGAACATGGCGGCGACGCGGACGGGCAGGAACTGCTGGCGGCCAAGCTGGTGGGGCGCTGGCGCAGCGGCGCCCCGCTGGCCCTGGCGCCGGACAGGGACGATCCCGCACTCGGCGCGGACCGCCAGCGCAACAACGACTTCACGTATGCGCAGGACCAGGAAGGCCTGCAGGTGCCGCACGGCTGCCACATGCGCCGCATGAACCCGCGCGACAGCAAGCTGGCGATCCTGACGGACGTCAACCTGCACCGGCTGATCCGGCGCAGCACCACGTTCGGGCCGCCCTACGACCCGGACCTGCTGGAAGACGACGGCGCCGAGCGGGGCCTGTTCTTCATCGGCCTCTCCGCCAAGGCGCACGAGACGATGGAATTCATGCAGCAGGAGTGGATCAACCACGGCAACTTCATCGACCTGGCCGACGAGCGCGATCCGATCGTCGGCCAGCAGCCGGACGGCGCGATCTTCACGGTGCCGGAACGACCCGTGCGGCGCCGCATCCACGGCATCCAGAGCTTCTGCACGCTGCGCGGCGGCGAGTACCTGTTCATGCCGGGGCTGGAGGCGTTGCGGCGGCTGGCGGACCCGTCCTGGGAACTGGCGTAG
- a CDS encoding DUF4276 family protein, producing the protein MTRIYIMVEGQTEEPFVRELLVPHYAPAHKYMTPIIVSTSPGHKGGVVSYGKVRPQLLRKCKEDGDAYVTTMFDLYALPGDFPGQGSPSFPGTARGVQKAQFLEQELARDVNLANFIPNLVVHEYEALLFADTSKFAEWTQPAVVTKLATIAGTHQTPEDINNSPLTAPSKRLRGAMSAYQKTFHGPLVACDIGLPAIRAACPHFDAWLGKLESLP; encoded by the coding sequence ATGACCCGCATCTACATCATGGTGGAAGGCCAGACGGAAGAGCCGTTCGTGCGCGAGCTGCTCGTCCCTCACTACGCCCCGGCCCACAAGTACATGACACCCATCATCGTCAGCACGAGCCCCGGCCACAAGGGCGGCGTCGTCAGCTATGGCAAGGTGCGGCCGCAGCTGCTGCGCAAATGCAAGGAAGATGGGGATGCGTACGTCACCACGATGTTTGACCTGTACGCGCTGCCCGGCGACTTCCCAGGGCAGGGATCGCCATCGTTCCCGGGCACCGCACGCGGCGTCCAGAAAGCGCAGTTCCTGGAACAGGAGCTGGCGCGGGACGTCAACCTGGCCAACTTCATCCCCAACCTCGTCGTGCATGAATACGAGGCGCTGCTGTTTGCCGACACGTCGAAGTTCGCCGAGTGGACGCAGCCGGCGGTGGTGACGAAGCTGGCGACCATCGCCGGCACGCACCAGACGCCGGAAGACATCAACAACAGCCCGCTGACCGCGCCATCCAAGCGCCTGCGCGGGGCCATGTCCGCCTACCAGAAAACCTTCCACGGGCCGCTGGTCGCCTGTGACATCGGCCTGCCTGCGATCCGCGCCGCGTGCCCCCATTTCGACGCCTGGCTGGGCAAGCTGGAAAGCCTGCCTTGA
- a CDS encoding KpsF/GutQ family sugar-phosphate isomerase: MLKAFDATTASRALELAREALQIEADALIALHARLATDESVGKAVSLLLNCKGRVVVSGIGKSGHIGRKIAATLASTGTPALFVHPAEAAHGDLGMVTPDDAFIAISYSGESAELMAILPVVKRMGGTVISMTGKPESSLARLADVHLDVSVAKEACPMNLAPTASTTVTLALGDAIAVALLDLRGFKEEDFARSHPGGALGRRLLTHVRDVMRSGDAIPAITRETALPDALMQITQKGMGMTAVVDADYRPVGVFTDGDLRRMIDKVQDFSKVIIGDVMHANPRTIGPDKLAVDAVAIMEEYRINQMLVVDDDGKLAGALHIHDLTRAKVI, encoded by the coding sequence ATGCTGAAAGCTTTTGATGCTACAACCGCAAGCCGTGCGCTGGAACTGGCGCGCGAAGCCCTGCAAATCGAGGCGGACGCGCTGATCGCCCTGCATGCCCGCCTGGCAACGGACGAGAGCGTAGGGAAAGCCGTTTCGCTGCTGCTGAACTGCAAGGGCCGCGTTGTCGTGTCGGGCATCGGCAAATCCGGGCATATCGGCCGCAAGATTGCCGCCACCCTGGCCTCGACGGGCACCCCGGCCCTGTTCGTGCATCCGGCCGAGGCGGCACACGGCGACCTGGGCATGGTCACGCCGGACGACGCGTTCATCGCCATCTCGTATTCGGGCGAAAGCGCGGAGCTGATGGCGATCCTGCCGGTCGTCAAGCGCATGGGCGGCACCGTGATCTCGATGACGGGCAAGCCGGAATCGAGCCTGGCGCGCCTGGCCGACGTGCACCTGGACGTCTCGGTGGCGAAGGAAGCCTGCCCGATGAACCTGGCGCCCACGGCATCGACCACCGTCACGCTGGCGCTGGGCGACGCCATCGCCGTCGCGCTGCTGGACCTGCGCGGCTTCAAGGAAGAGGATTTCGCCCGCTCGCATCCGGGCGGCGCGCTGGGCCGGCGCCTGCTGACGCACGTGCGCGACGTCATGCGCAGCGGCGACGCGATCCCCGCCATCACCCGCGAGACGGCGCTGCCGGACGCGTTGATGCAGATCACCCAGAAGGGCATGGGCATGACGGCCGTGGTCGATGCCGACTACCGGCCGGTCGGCGTATTCACCGACGGCGACCTGCGCCGCATGATCGACAAGGTGCAGGACTTCAGTAAAGTGATCATCGGCGACGTGATGCATGCGAACCCGCGCACGATCGGCCCGGACAAGCTGGCGGTGGACGCCGTCGCGATCATGGAGGAGTACCGCATCAACCAGATGCTGGTCGTCGACGACGACGGCAAGCTGGCGGGCGCGCTGCACATCCACGACCTGACCCGGGCCAAGGTGATCTGA
- a CDS encoding KdsC family phosphatase, producing MTQAYDVRNVERAANVRLMIFDVDGVLTDGSLHYGAEGEALKTFNVQDGLGIKLLQEGGIRTAIISARRSPQVTARAKDLGIEFVHQGGHDKLTPFNALVAQLGLTYEQVGFIGDDVVDLPILSRVGFAVAVPNGRQEVMTRVHHVTQHAGGQGAVREVCEFVLRAQGLYDKIMAQFLV from the coding sequence ATGACGCAGGCTTACGACGTACGCAATGTGGAACGCGCCGCCAATGTGCGCCTGATGATCTTCGACGTGGACGGCGTGCTGACCGACGGCAGCCTGCACTACGGCGCCGAAGGCGAAGCACTGAAGACGTTCAACGTGCAGGACGGCCTGGGCATCAAGCTGCTGCAGGAAGGCGGCATCCGCACGGCCATCATCAGCGCGCGCCGCTCGCCGCAGGTGACGGCACGGGCCAAGGACTTGGGCATCGAGTTCGTCCATCAAGGCGGACACGACAAGCTGACGCCGTTCAACGCGCTGGTGGCGCAGCTGGGCCTGACCTATGAGCAGGTCGGGTTCATCGGCGACGACGTCGTCGACCTGCCGATCCTGTCGCGCGTGGGTTTCGCCGTGGCCGTGCCGAACGGGCGCCAGGAAGTGATGACGCGCGTGCACCACGTCACGCAGCACGCGGGCGGACAGGGCGCCGTGCGCGAAGTGTGCGAATTCGTACTGCGCGCACAGGGCCTTTATGACAAGATCATGGCCCAGTTCCTGGTCTGA